From Pseudomonas hefeiensis, one genomic window encodes:
- a CDS encoding SDR family oxidoreductase encodes MSPRLQGHVALITGGAGGIGSAICQRLAQEGAAVIIADLGPGVAELAHSLTTRGYQAIAVNLDVSSRDSWTAVMADLPPAFKAVDILVNVAGIVRDRTLIKMTDEEWDAVIDVNLRGSWMGCQFGLAAMVGHGWGRIINIASTAILGTYGQANYSSAKAGVVGLTHTVALEAARHGVLVNAVAPGIVETSILASVPEEVRARWIAKMPLGRPAQPAEIASVVAFLASDDASYMSGQVLIVDGGATTGDY; translated from the coding sequence ATGAGCCCACGTCTGCAAGGTCATGTTGCGTTGATCACCGGTGGCGCCGGCGGCATTGGCTCGGCCATTTGTCAGCGCCTGGCTCAAGAGGGTGCCGCGGTCATTATTGCCGACCTCGGTCCCGGAGTCGCCGAGCTGGCTCACTCCCTGACCACTCGGGGATATCAGGCGATAGCGGTCAATCTCGACGTTTCCAGCCGTGACAGTTGGACCGCGGTCATGGCTGACCTGCCGCCGGCCTTCAAAGCCGTCGACATTCTGGTAAACGTGGCAGGCATCGTGCGTGATAGAACGTTGATAAAGATGACCGATGAAGAATGGGATGCGGTGATCGATGTCAACCTGCGTGGCTCGTGGATGGGGTGCCAATTTGGGTTGGCGGCGATGGTCGGGCACGGTTGGGGCAGGATCATCAATATCGCTTCCACAGCGATCCTCGGCACTTACGGTCAGGCGAATTATTCATCGGCCAAGGCCGGCGTGGTGGGGTTGACTCACACCGTCGCTCTGGAGGCCGCGCGCCATGGTGTATTGGTCAACGCTGTAGCGCCTGGGATCGTCGAGACATCTATTCTGGCGAGTGTGCCAGAGGAGGTCAGGGCCCGCTGGATCGCAAAAATGCCATTGGGCCGGCCTGCACAACCTGCAGAAATCGCCTCCGTGGTTGCGTTTCTTGCCTCCGACGACGCCAGTTACATGAGCGGGCAGGTACTCATTGTCGATGGCGGCGCAACGACGGGCGATTACTGA